In Canis lupus baileyi chromosome 15, mCanLup2.hap1, whole genome shotgun sequence, one genomic interval encodes:
- the LOC140604586 gene encoding ral guanine nucleotide dissociation stimulator-like, with amino-acid sequence MFSCCRPTSRGSGSQEPRGSRLFQCCRHWLQDRYQGVRAVIRRRRQSSTRDMGREREEGVVCPTASRSREVPCAANRGQRGLRGAGAAARKGHQIVPKKLSRTELLGHEDRQLLLALQRRDVISICSFLDEYRGFATTEEVLDLLFTEYGYIVAACGDDDTVQRWKLAISCMLEIWLDYYGDDFCQLPEFPSLMKILQFVRQHMPGSDVELRARRNLQQFRRLHTVEPEAGASAQGKHPEAAQEQVPALTVGTAAPSGPAGIQAVPAAGAEGSARAEAPAGEVKPLQIVVTALVHCSALEEPPAPAATPEEEQAPAPAIGVPRVPEPPPASGTTGFDP; translated from the exons ATGTTCTCTTGCTGCCGGCCCACCTCtcggggctctggctcccaggaaccccGGGGGAGCCGCTTGTTCCAATGCTGTAGGCATTGGCTCCAGGATAGATACCAAGGCGTCAGGGCGGTGATCCGGAGGCGCCGTCAG agctccacccgggacatggggcgcgagcgggaggaaggggtcgtctgccccaccgcctccaggagcagggaggtgccctgcgcagctaacagaggccagcgcgggctcagg ggtgCTGGGGCCGCGGCCAGGAAGGGGCATCAGATTGTCCCGAAGAAGCTCAGCCGGACGGAGCTGCTGGGGCACGAAGACCGACAACTGCTGCTCGCCTTGCAGCGCAGGGACGTCATCTCCATTTGCAGCTTCTTAGACGAGTATCGTGGATTCGCCACCACGGAGgaggtgctggacctgctgttcaccga aTATGGGTACATCGTAGCTGCATGTGGTGACGACGACACGGTCCAGCGTtggaaact GGCCATCTCCTGCATGCTGGAAATATGGCTGGATTATTATGGGGACGACTTTTGTCAGCTCCCCGAATTTCCCTCCCTTATGAAAATTCTGCAATTCGTAAGACAGCACATGCCAGGTTCAGACGTGGAACTCCGTGCCCGGCGTAACCTCCAGCAATTCAGACGCCTCCATACAgtggagccagaggctgggg CTTCAGCCCAAGGAAAACACCCTGAAGCAGCTCAGGAGCAAGTCCCAGCTCTGACCGTGGGGACTGCTGCCCCATCGGGGCCTGCGGGGATCCAGGCCGTCccggctgctggggctgagggctcgGCCCGCGCTGAAGCGCCCGCTGGGGAGGTGAAGCCCCTGCAGATAGTGGTCACTGCTCTAGTTCACTGCTCCGCCCTGGAGGAGCCCCCTGCACCCGCGGCCaccccagaggaggagcaggccccgGCACCTGCAATCGGGGTCCCCAGAGTGCCAGAGCCGCCACCTGCATCTGGAACAACTGGCTTCGACCCCTGA
- the LOC140605415 gene encoding ubiquitin carboxyl-terminal hydrolase 17-like protein 6: protein MEAAHLHPSEEPQFSASPKPQSYWSRRGGAEVHGGPSVPERTSPASKTLSSPTDPLAPASAGLPPTKTPLSWKSLSQVGAGLQNMGNTCYVNATLQCLTYTEPLASYMLSQQHGTTCRRQTSCMLCTLQAHLMRVLCHPGRVLRPLPLLLAAFHRHKQEDAHEYLMFILDAMQQACLPEDKLSDPECPQDSTLIQQLFGGYWRSQIQCLHCQGISSTLEPYLDISLDIGDAHSVSQALEQLVKPELLEGENAYHCSKCLEKVPASKVLTLHTSPKVLILVLRRFSDLTGNKMTKEVQYPERLDMQHYLSEQRAGPLVYVLYAVLVHAGRSCHSGHYFCFVKAGNGQWYKMDDAKVSACDVTCALRQPAYVLFYMQKTDLERDLGRESVEEGGLASPEADPTVVGEASGEPATDPSVNHPELEERGEETSRQQMTLDQWRCLQECNRPKPELNVRRREIALPANAVILHHSKYRPEMPKNHPQQTVDLLTTAAGMLPPQVAGDVAKVPRVPGRARPTKRTSKKGQSSGEAVQGCVS, encoded by the coding sequence ATGGAggctgcccacctccacccctcagaGGAGCCTCAGTTCAGCGCCTCTCCCAAACCCCAGTCATACTGGTCAAGGAGAGGCGGTGCTGAAGTCCACGGAGGACCCTCTGTGCCCGAGAGGACATCTCCTGCATCAAAGACGCTCTCCTCCCCGACTGACCCGTTGGCTCCCGCATCAGCAGGGCTGCCTCCCACCAAGACGCCTCTGAGTTGGAAGAGCCTTTCCCAGGTGGGAGCCGGGCTTCAGAACATGGGCAACACTTGCTATGTGAATGCGACCCTACAGTGTCTGACCTACACAGAGCCCCTCGCCAGCTACATGCTGTCCCAGCAGCACGGGACCACCTGTAGGAGGCAGACATCCTGCATGCTGTGTACCCTGCAGGCTCACCTGATGCGGGTTCTCTGCCATCCTGGACGTGTGCTCCGGCCCCTGCCACTCCTGCTCGCCGCCTTCCACAGACACAAGCAGGAAGATGCCCATGAGTATCTCATGTTCATTCTGGATGCAATGCAGCAAGCATGCTTGCCTGAGGACAAGCTCTCAGACCCTGAGTGTCCTCAGGACAGCACCCTCATCCAGCAACTCTTTGGGGGGTACTGGAGGTCTCAAATCCAGTGTCTCCACTGCCAAGGCATTTCGAGCACTCTGgaaccttacctggacatcagccTGGACATCGGGGATGCTCACAGCGTCAGCCAAGCTTTGGAGCAGTTGGTGAAGCCCGAACTGCTGGAAGGTGAAAATGCCTACCATTGTAGTAAGTGTCTGGAGAAGGTGCCTGCGTCCAAGGTGTTGACTTTGCACACTTCCCCGAAGGTCCTCATCCTGGTCTTGAGACGATTCTCAGACTTGACAGGCAACAAAATGACTAAGGAGGTGCAATATCCTGAGCGCCTTGACATGCAACACTACctgtctgagcagagggcaggaccctTGGTTTATGTGCTCTATGCCGTGCTGGTGCACGCTGGGAGGAGTTGCCACAGCGGACATTACTTCTGTTTTGTAAAGGCAGGAAATGGCCAGTGGTATAAAATGGATGATGCTAAGGTCAGCGCCTGTGATGTGACTTGCGCGCTGCGCCAACCTGCCTATGTCCTCTTTTATATGCAGAAGACTGATCTGGAGAGAGACCTTGGGAGGGAGTCAGTCGAGGAGGGAGGACTCGCATCTCCCGAGGCAGACCCCACGGTGgtgggtgaggcctcaggagagccGGCAACGGATCCCTCCGTGAACCATCCTGAGTTGGAGGAGCGTGGGGAAGAGACCTCAAGGCAACAAATGACATTAGACCAGTGGAGATGCCTCCAAGAATGCAACCGCCCTAAGCCTGAACTTaatgtcaggagaagagaaattgctcTTCCTGCGAACGCAGTCATCCTTCACCACTCCAAATACAGACCTGAGATGCCGAAGAATCATCCTCAGCAGACCGTCGACCTGCTCACCACTGCGGCTGGGATGCTCCCACCTCAGGTGGCCGGGGACGTGGCCAAAGTCCCGCGTGTGCCAGGGAGAGCCCGACCTACCAAGAGGACGAGCAAGAAGGGACAGAGTTCTGGGGAAGCAGTCCAGGGATGTGTCTCCTAA